The Maribacter aquivivus DNA window ATGCTGTACTTTGTGAAAAGCCAATGGGTGTCAATAAAAGTGAAGTAGAGCAAATGGTTGCTGTAGCCAAGGAAAATAATGTTTTTCTGATGGAAGCATTATGGACACGATTTAACCCAACTATTAAAAAAGTAAAAGAATTAGTGGATAACGGTACCATTGGAGATATTGGTTATTTACACGCAGATTTTGCTTTTTATGCTTTAGATAGAGATGAAAACGGTAGGTTGTTGAATCCTGATCTTGCTGGTGGTTCGCTTTTAGATATCGGAATCTATCCTATATTTCTAGCTTACCTAATGTTGGGTATGCCAAAGGATATTAAAGCCTCAGCTAATTTTTATAAAACGGGGGTTGAGATGCAGTGCAGTATGATTTTTAATTATGATAATGCTCAGGCTATTCTGTATAGCGGACTCAATTCTAATTCCGAAAAGAAAGCTGAAATTGCTGGTAGCGAAGGTTCTATATTCATACATCCAAGATGGCATGAAACTACAGGGTATACCATAGAAAAAGATGGAGAATCAACTTCTAATGAGGTTGGTAAAAGGGGTAAAGGCTATGTACATGAGATTGAAGAAGTACAAGAATGTTTAGCTTCTGGGAAGAAACAGAGTGACTCTTGGAGCCATCAAAATAGTTTAGATTTAATAGAGATTATGGATTCTGTTCGTAAATTAACAGGTATTGTGTTTCCTTTTGAATAATAGCAGGGTTAATAGTGGACAAATATCTTAAATTTTACGATATTTGAAGTTCGCTAAAATTTTAATTGACTAGAAAATGAATAAGAATACTGTGCTCTCTTGGGCTACGTTTATAATGATCTTTGTAGGTCTGGCGCTTATTGCTTTAGGTGCTTTTCGCTATGATGATGTTGCCGGTTGGGGTTTTGCATCTGTAGGTATTGGCTTTTTTGCTATTGCTTGGGTGTTTAATGCACTTAAAGGTAGAGTATAATATATTTTATCGCTACCAGTAAATTCTTCTGGTTTGCTTTAATATTTCACTAAACACTATAATTTTATGTCAGACGATAAGAAGGTAATCTTCTCCATGTCAGGAGTTACGAAAACCTATAAAAATGCGAATACCCCAGTTTTAAAGAACATATACCTAAGTTTTTTCTACGGTGCCAAGATCGGTATATTAGGTTTAAACGGTTCTGGTAAATCTACTTTACTGAAAATCATTGCGGGTGTTGATAAAAATTTTCAAGGTGATGTTGTTTTTTCACCAGGGTATAATGTTGGGTATTTAGAACAAGAACCTGAACTAGATGAAAACAAAACCGTTTTAGAGATTGTAAAGGAAGGTGTAGCGGAGACTGTAGCTATTCTTGATGAGTACAATAAGATAAACGACATGTTTGGTCTTCCAGAGGTTTATGAGAACCCTGATAAAATGCAGAAGTTGATGGATCAACAAGCTCTTTTGCAAGATAAAATTGATGCTGCAAATGCTTGGGAATTAGATACCAAGTTAGAAATTGCGATGGATGCACTTCGTACGCCAGATCCTGACAAGAAAATTTCAGTATTGTCTGGTGGTGAAAGAAGAAGGGTTGCATTGTGTAGACTGTTGCTTCAAGAACCAGAAATTTTATTATTAGATGAGCCTACTAACCACTTAGATGCAGAATCTGTACATTGGTTAGAGCATCATTTAGCACAATATAAAGGAACTGTAATTGCCGTAACACACGATAGATACTTCTTAGATAATGTTGCCGGTTGGATTCTTGAATTGGACAGGGGAGAGGGTATACCTTGGAAAGGAAACTATTCTTCTTGGTTAGATCAGAAATCTAAACGAATGGCTCAGGAGAGTAAAACGGCTTCTAAAAGACAGAAAACTTTAGAGCGTGAGCTTGAATGGGTACGCCAAGGTGCAAAAGGAAGACAGACCAAGCAGAAAGCACGTCTTAAGAATTACGATAAGTTAATGAGTCAAGATCAAAAGCAACTAGATGAAAAGCTGGAGATTTATATTCCTAACGGACCTCGTTTGGGTACCAATGTAATTGAAGCAAAAGGAGTTAGTAAGGCTTTTGATGATAAATTACTTTACGAAGATCTGAACTTTAAATTACCACAAGCAGGTATAGTTGGTATTATAGGACCAAACGGTGCTGGTAAGACAACTATTTTTAGAATGATCATGGGTGAGGAAACTCCTGATAAAGGAGAATTTGAAACTGGTGAAACAGCTAAAATTGCTTATGTTGATCAAAGTCACTCTAATATTGATCCTGAAAAAACCATTTGGCAGAATTTCAGTGATGAACAAGAAATGGTGATGATGGGCGGTAAGCAGGTAAACTCTCGTGCTTATTTAAGTAGATTCAATTTTACAGGTAGTGAGCAAAATAAAAAAGTTAACATGCTGTCTGGTGGTGAGCGTAACCGTTTGCATTTGGCCATGACATTGAAAGAAGAAGGAAACGTTCTATTATTAGATGAGCCTACCAACGACTTGGATGTAAATACGTTAAGAGCCTTAGAAGAAGGTTTAGAGAACTTTGCTGGTTGTGCAGTAGTAATTTCGCATGATAGATGGTTCTTGGATCGTATTTGTACACACATCTTAGCTTTTGAAGGTGATTCTCAGGTATACTTCTTTGAAGGTTCTTTCTCAGATTATGAAGAGAATAAGAAGAAACGATTGGGCGGAGACTTAATGCCAAAACGTATTAAGTATAAGAAACTGATTAGATAATAAAGTAGTAATATAGAAAAAGCCCGCAATTGCGGGCTTTTTTAATTTCAGCTAACAGCTAACAGCTAACAGCTAACAGCTAACAGCTAACAGCTAACAGCTAACAGCTAACATTAATATTCGTCATTAGGATACCAATCTAATTGTACTACCTCAATGTCTTGATTGCCGGCATCTACTAATTGCTTAAATTTTACAACATCACTTACATCTGGTTTACCTCTATAGTGATATGGGTATATTTGCTTTGGTTTAAAATCTAAAACAGCAGAAGCAGCACTTTCAACTGTCATGGTGTATGGTAAATTCATACATACAAAAGCTTTGTCAATATTTTTTAAAGAACGCATTTCAGGAATATCTTCGGTATCACCAGAAAAATAAATTCGCTCATTATCGATATTTAGTACATAACCATTGCCGCGACCTTTTGTATGAAATTTAAGCGCTTCTTTTCTTAGGTTATACATAGGTATAGCTTCAATCGTAATTCCGGCTAATTTTTTGCTAGTACCGTTTTCTAAAATTTCTAATTGAGATGCATACTTTTCAGGTAATTCATCGGCAACTGCTTGTGGTACTACAAATGTGGTATTTGAAGTGTCTAAAGCATCTAGCGTTTCTGCACTTAAATGATCACCGTGTATATCTGTGATCAATATTAAAGTCGGATTTTTTTGACCATCAAAAGAAGCAACTCCTCCTGTAGGATCAATGTAGATAACTACATCGTTCCATTCGATTACGGCAGTAGCATGTTCTATAGGTATGATTTCAATCTCATCAGATTTACGCTCTTTTATGATATCGGTTACTGACTTACTTTCCTCAATTTCTGCTGAAGAATCAATCTCGGTATCAGATTGCTTAACTTCTTTACATGAAAAAGCTATGGTTACAGTGAATAGTAAAACAAGCAATTCTTTTATTCTCATTATGTTACGTTTAAAGTGTTAGTTCCATTTTAATATCGGATCGAAGGTACTCTAAATTATCTTCTAGAGGGATGTTTTTAAATCCGAATTTCTTATATATATGCAGCGCGGTGTCTAATTTTGTACTTGAGTATAATTCGAGTGTCTCCCAGTTTTTATTTTTAGAAAAAGTAATAGCATAGGATAGCATTTTTTGACCTATCTGCAATCCGTGGTAAGTTTTGTCTACCGCCATCTTACCTAATTCATAACGATTATCGGTTTTTTTTATCAAAGCAAAGCATCCAACAGGTACATTATTCCATAATCCTATGAAGATAAATCCGCCTTTATCAATAATAGTAGATTGACTATGTTCTAATAACTCCTTATCTTTCGCTTCAACCTTGAAATACTCAGTAATCCAAGCGATATTTAAGTCTTTAAACTTTTGAGTATATTTAGGCTCGTAAGGTACTATGCTAAGCATGATTTCTAGTAAATGTTATAGATTTCATCTAAGTTATATCATATATTACAGTCCTTACCAAGGTTTAGAAATTATTTTAACATTAAAAAATCTAAAATTTGAATTACCACGTATATAAACTGAACAAACAGACACTTTATTAAATTTAAAATTATGACTGAAACAAAAAACAACAATGGCTTAAAAGTTTTGACCGCTCTTTTAGGTGTTGTGCTTTTAGGTACTATCATTTACACAGTAAGTCTTTACCAAGATAAAAAGAAGACCGAAGTTGTTCTTTCAAAGGAGAAAGAATTGGTAGTTGAGGATTTAAATAGCTTAAAATCTGAATATGATAAGGCTATTTTAGAGAGCAATGCTACTAACGAAGAGTTAGTTAGCGCAAGAGATAATATTGCAAAGTATATTGACTCTGTAAGAACTATGAAAGCTGATATTGGATCTTTATCTAGATACAGAAGACAAGTTGGTGTTCTTAAAGCTGAAAGAGAGCAATTATTAAAACAAGTTGATTCTTTGACACGTTCAAATACTGCAATTGCAATGCAACGTGATAGTACGTATGTTGAATTAGAAAAACAAACTGTTTTTAATGATTCTTTAGTAGTACAAAATACAAACTTAGCTCAAGTTGTTGAGAAAGGTTCTGCGTTGAACTTATCTAAATTTAATGTTGATGCAGTAAAAGAACGTAACAGTGGTAAATTAGTTTCTACACAAAGAGCTAAAGCAACAGATAAGTTTAAAATCTGTTTTACTGTTGCTGATAACGTAATTGCACAAGCTGGTGATAGAGAATTTTTTATAGAGGTTTTAGATCCTCAAGGTAATGTTCTTGGTGGTAGCAATTCTATGACTAACGATAACGGAGCTTCAATTACTTACAGTAAGCAAACTGGTTTCTATTTTGAAAACAAGTCTTTAGATGTATGTGATTATATCAGTAAGCCTTCTGGTGATTTCAAAGATGGAAATTACATGGTGAACGTTTATGACGATCAATTAAAATTATTGGGTACTTCTAAATTTATGTTGAAGTAAAATTACCTTATTACATATAAAAAATGGCGACCAATTGGTCGCCATTTTTCATTTCTTCTAGTTTGGTTTTAGTCTTTTAAACTACCAACCATGTTTTCTGGTTTTACCCACTCGTCATAATCTTCTGCAGAAACATAACCTAAGTTGATTGCTTCTACTTTTAAGGTTGTACCATTTTTATGTGCAGTATTTGCGATTTCTGCGGCTTTGTAATATCCTATTTTAGTATTTAAAGCGGTAACCAACATCAGTGAGTTGTTCAATAATTGCTTGATTACTTCATGGTTTGGTTCAATACCAGCAGCACAGTGCTCTTCAAAGCTTGCACAAGCATCACCAATTAACTGTGCCGATTGTAAAATATTGGCAGCCATCATTGGCTTAAATACATTTAGTTCATAGTGCCCTTGAGTGCCACCAACGCTAATAGCGACATCATTACCCATAACTTGAGCACATACCATAGTAAGAGCCTCGCATTGCGTAGGATTCACTTTTCCTGGCATAATAGAACTACCTGGCTCATTTGCAGGAATAATGATTTCACCGATACCTGAACGTGGTCCTGAGGCCATCATTCTAATATCATTAGCTATCTTATTTAAAGAAACAGCCAATTGCTTTAGTGCACCGTGACTTTCAACAATTGCATCATGTGCGGCAAGTGCCTCGAACTTATTTTCTGCAGTAATAAAAGGTAAGCCAGTAAATTCTGCAATATACTTTGCTACTAAAACATCATAGCCTTCAGGAGTATTTAATCCGGTACCTACAGCAGTTCCACCAAGTGCTAATTCGCTTAAATGCGCTAACGTATTGTTTAAAGCTTTTAGACCATGATCTAGTTGTGATACGTAGCCAGAAAATTCTTGGCCTAAGGTTAGGGGAGTAGCATCCATTA harbors:
- a CDS encoding Gfo/Idh/MocA family protein, with the translated sequence MIKWGIVGAGNIAHSFSKDLALVNDGKLVSVASRSLQKAQDFANEYGAPNAYGSYEKLFNSKTVDVIYLATPHTSHADLSIAAMKAGNAVLCEKPMGVNKSEVEQMVAVAKENNVFLMEALWTRFNPTIKKVKELVDNGTIGDIGYLHADFAFYALDRDENGRLLNPDLAGGSLLDIGIYPIFLAYLMLGMPKDIKASANFYKTGVEMQCSMIFNYDNAQAILYSGLNSNSEKKAEIAGSEGSIFIHPRWHETTGYTIEKDGESTSNEVGKRGKGYVHEIEEVQECLASGKKQSDSWSHQNSLDLIEIMDSVRKLTGIVFPFE
- a CDS encoding CAL67264 family membrane protein; amino-acid sequence: MNKNTVLSWATFIMIFVGLALIALGAFRYDDVAGWGFASVGIGFFAIAWVFNALKGRV
- the ettA gene encoding energy-dependent translational throttle protein EttA encodes the protein MSDDKKVIFSMSGVTKTYKNANTPVLKNIYLSFFYGAKIGILGLNGSGKSTLLKIIAGVDKNFQGDVVFSPGYNVGYLEQEPELDENKTVLEIVKEGVAETVAILDEYNKINDMFGLPEVYENPDKMQKLMDQQALLQDKIDAANAWELDTKLEIAMDALRTPDPDKKISVLSGGERRRVALCRLLLQEPEILLLDEPTNHLDAESVHWLEHHLAQYKGTVIAVTHDRYFLDNVAGWILELDRGEGIPWKGNYSSWLDQKSKRMAQESKTASKRQKTLERELEWVRQGAKGRQTKQKARLKNYDKLMSQDQKQLDEKLEIYIPNGPRLGTNVIEAKGVSKAFDDKLLYEDLNFKLPQAGIVGIIGPNGAGKTTIFRMIMGEETPDKGEFETGETAKIAYVDQSHSNIDPEKTIWQNFSDEQEMVMMGGKQVNSRAYLSRFNFTGSEQNKKVNMLSGGERNRLHLAMTLKEEGNVLLLDEPTNDLDVNTLRALEEGLENFAGCAVVISHDRWFLDRICTHILAFEGDSQVYFFEGSFSDYEENKKKRLGGDLMPKRIKYKKLIR
- a CDS encoding MBL fold metallo-hydrolase → MRIKELLVLLFTVTIAFSCKEVKQSDTEIDSSAEIEESKSVTDIIKERKSDEIEIIPIEHATAVIEWNDVVIYIDPTGGVASFDGQKNPTLILITDIHGDHLSAETLDALDTSNTTFVVPQAVADELPEKYASQLEILENGTSKKLAGITIEAIPMYNLRKEALKFHTKGRGNGYVLNIDNERIYFSGDTEDIPEMRSLKNIDKAFVCMNLPYTMTVESAASAVLDFKPKQIYPYHYRGKPDVSDVVKFKQLVDAGNQDIEVVQLDWYPNDEY
- a CDS encoding GNAT family N-acetyltransferase, with the protein product MLSIVPYEPKYTQKFKDLNIAWITEYFKVEAKDKELLEHSQSTIIDKGGFIFIGLWNNVPVGCFALIKKTDNRYELGKMAVDKTYHGLQIGQKMLSYAITFSKNKNWETLELYSSTKLDTALHIYKKFGFKNIPLEDNLEYLRSDIKMELTL
- the fumC gene encoding class II fumarate hydratase, giving the protein MKFRIEKDTMGNVEVPKDKYWGAQTERSRNNFKIGPSASMPLDIVYGFAYLKKSAAYANCELGVLAAEKRDLIAQVCDEILEGKLDDQFPLVIWQTGSGTQSNMNVNEVVANRAHEIAGKVIGEGEKTIQPNDDVNKSQSSNDTFPTGMHIAAYKKIVEVTIPGVTQLRDTLHKKSIEFKNVVKIGRTHLMDATPLTLGQEFSGYVSQLDHGLKALNNTLAHLSELALGGTAVGTGLNTPEGYDVLVAKYIAEFTGLPFITAENKFEALAAHDAIVESHGALKQLAVSLNKIANDIRMMASGPRSGIGEIIIPANEPGSSIMPGKVNPTQCEALTMVCAQVMGNDVAISVGGTQGHYELNVFKPMMAANILQSAQLIGDACASFEEHCAAGIEPNHEVIKQLLNNSLMLVTALNTKIGYYKAAEIANTAHKNGTTLKVEAINLGYVSAEDYDEWVKPENMVGSLKD